TCGGAGAGGGATTGAAGGCGGAGGATTACATCCGTCTGGGATATTTTTCCGTGACCGTCGCGCGAGAAAAGAAAGCAGCCCTGGGTGCCGATCTGGAAGTAGGTCTATTCGGGCAAAAAATTCCTTTTGAGTTGCTTCCGTCGCCGGATAATCGTTCCATGTCGCTTGCCAGTGATGTCAGGCAAGAAAGTATATCTTCCGTTAAGTGGCTGGATGTCAACAAGGATGCTGGCCCCTTACATTTGGCGCGATTAGGCTTTGCCATGGGGGATGGATGCGTGACGGTTCAGGTCGACGGTGGTCTCCGGCTGTCCGTATTATTGCTCGAATTTTTAGGTCTTTATTTGAGCATTCCCTTGAAAAAGAGCAAGCCAGTCGATTTCGGCATCCAGGGGCTTGCCGTTACGGTATCGAGACCTCCCCTGTTATTGTCCGGGGGACTTTATGTTGCAAAAGAAAAGAAGATGTCCTTGTATACGGGCGAGATTTCCGTTCGAGTCGGAAATTTTCAATTAACTGCATTGGGTTCCTATGGAGTTTTTGATGATGGAGATCCCTCTCTTTTTATCTTTTTACTGCTTAATTACCCGCTGGGAGGGCCTTCCATTTTTTATATAACGGGATTGGCGGGAGGGTTTGGTTATAACCGGACCATTATCCTGCCCGCAGAGGTGAAGGATGTAAAAAAGTTTCCGTTTGTGGCTGCAGCCATGCAGCAGGGACCCCTGAAAAAGGAAATGTCGCCGGGAGAGATTCTCAAGGCCATGAATGCGTCTATCAAGCCGCAGCGGGGACAATACTTTGCCTCTGTCGGCGTACGTTTTACCTCCTTCGGGTTAGTGGACGCCTTTCTGCTGGCCAATGTCATGTTTGGCGACCATCTTGAGATTTCCCTGCTGGGCTTGGCCAGTGTCTCGCTCCCTCCCCGGAGTTCTACAAAGGTCGCATATGCGGAGCTTGCCCTGAAAGTGGTCATCGCGCCTGATTGCGGGGTCGTGAGTATATTGGGAGTACTTACAAGCGAGTCTTTCGTTCTTGACAAAGGGTGCAAACTTCGTGGCGGTTTTGCCTTTGTGACGTGGTTTGGAAAAAACGAACATAGCGGTGATTTCATCCTGACGCTGGGCGGATACAGGGAAGGGTTCCTGATACCTCATTATCCCAAGGTAGATCGAATCGGAGTAGATTGGAAAATCAGCAAAAACCTGTCTCTGACAGCCAGTTTTTATTTTGCTCTGACGCCTTCGTGCCTGATGATGGGAGGGTGCCTAGCCCTGACTTTTGAGATGGGGCGTTTAAAAGCCTGGTTTCGGGCTCGCGTTGACTTCTTCATGCAGTGGAAGCCCTTCGCCTATTCGCTTTCTCTTTATGTCAGTATAGGAGCGAGTTTCCGCTGGGATTTTTTTCCGTTTTACAGGACGTTTACTCTTGAACTTTCCGCCAATCTCGATCTTTGGGGTCCGCCGTTTGGCGGGAAAGCCCATGTCAAATGGTGGGTTATCTCATTTACCATTTCCTTCGGTGAGGGCAAGGCCTTGGAGATCCCCATCAAATGGCCGGAATTTGCGGAATCCTTCCTCCCTCAGGCAAAGACAGGCAATGCAAACGAGGCTCAGTATATAGGTATACGTGTGGCAGACGGCATTGTTCGTGAAAACAGGAACAGCGGAGAAAAAATCGTCAGTGCCAAATATCTGTCCATTGAAATTATTTCTCGCCTCCCCTGCAGTTCTCTGCGGCTGGAAGACGAGGTACGGGGGGAGTACGGGGGGCTGGGAGTTGTTCCCATGGGAATCAGTCATTATACAAGCGAGCTGACGGTCAAAGTGCGCAGTGCGGCGGGTGCCGTGGTCCGGATGCAGGGGAAGGCCATTCTTTCCAATCTGCCCAGGGCTCTGTGGGCACAGCGAAAACCGGAGATCAACGATACCGACACACTTCAAAAGAACGTGCCGACAGGCATTGTCTTATGCTGCCCGGATGTTGAACCTGAAGGAATTCTGCCGGAATATCCTGCTGGAAGTTATGATGTGGCTGAGCTGTGCAAGAATGAAATGCTACCTCCTTTGATTTTCTCATGGACTCATCCGTCTCCTATTAGGCCCAAAATTTACCCTGACGAGAACCGGCTGCGGCAGATATCGGATTCCATCGTCAAAACAGGAGGATTGCGGTACAACTGTTTATCGATGCTTGCGAAGGAATTTGGCGTTTATCGGGAGGAAGATTTGAAACTGGACCGCTGGGGTGAAAATTTGGATGAAATTCTGTTCAGCACACCGGAAATTCAAGCTATTGGCACAGAATAACAGGAAGAGATATGGATACAGGAAGAATACAGCTGGCCGCTCGAATCCGGCCGAATTTGCCCGGAGGAGAATACCATGTAGAGGTATCTCAAAGCACGAATATACCGGATTGCACCATAGAAACAGCCCGCTTTACCTTTCATTGCGATGCGGATCCGTCATCCCTGCTGCCTCATGAAATTTATTCCGTCTATCCGCCGAGAGATTGTTTCGGAAAATTTGACATGGTGCTGCCTCATATCATTTTTACGCGCCGCACCTATCCCTGGGAGCGCAACTTTGGCAACGCTCCCGATTCGCCTTGGATAACTTTGCTGCTTTTTGACGAAACTGAGGGTGCCGTTGTGACGGTAATGCCGCGAAGGGAAGCATTTCCCCCTCCTGACGGCGTTTATTGTCCGGCTCTTGGCGAAGGTGGCCAGGAAGAACCCTGTACGGTCCTTGATGTACCTGCGGAATTGTTTTGCGATGTGTGCCCAGCCTTGGACGATTTGCCCTATACTGCACACGCAAGAGGCGTCTGTCGCGACAACAAGGCGATAGAGGCGGTTCAGATTGATGAGTGGCTTTCCGTTCTCGTGAGCAACCGGTATCCCTGTTCCGTTACGGGTGAAGAAGGTGTGAAAAATACGGCTTACGTTGTATCTATCCAGGGATTCGAGAATTTTTTTAACGATGTTCGTTTACGCCAAAGAATCAGGGATTCTAAAGAGTACAGCCATGTACGTCTTTTCGTTCTGACTTCATGGAGTTTTCACTGCAGGCAGGATGATTTTGATTTCAAAACCGTTTTTCAGGGATTGGACGTCGATCCTCTGATAGCCAAAACTTCCGGGAATACGCCACCTCCTGTTCACAATCTCATTTCCAAAGGATTTGTCCCGTTGAACCATTCTCTGCGGGACGGTGGTCGAACGGTATCCTGGTATAAAAGTCCTTTTGCTTCCTGTGAACAAAAAACGAGAAAAAACCGGACGCAGTTTTTTTCGGATTCACGGCTCATATACGAACCGGAAATGGGCATGTTCGACATTTCTTATGCTTCGGCTTTTACACTGGGACGTCTGCTCGCCATGCAGTCGGGTTCCTTTACCGCAGCACTGGATGCATGGAGAAGCGTCAACAAAAGAGAAGCGATCGACCGGAGCAATCATGCTCTGCTTTTGAGTCATATTGATGGAGCTTGCCGTATGATGAATAATGCCGATATGAAAGATATCCTGTTAAGCCGTTTGACTGATTTGACAAAAGAACTGATAGGGGAACAACAATCAAATGCCTGAGAGCTGGACAAAAAGAGAAGAGAGTTTCGATAATCTGTTTGATTTCCTGACCCCCCAGTATATAGCGAAGCGTGGAGGTCTCATGAATGCCGTTTCTTCCGGATTTGAAATTCCTGAAGAAATAGAAAGCAAACTTGCCCTGTGGAGCCTGCTTTACGATGTCCCTTTTCAATATCTTGTCGTACGTGAAGATATGCTGCCGCAGGAAAGCACACGGTTCTTTCATGTGGATGTCAATTTCATTTTCGCGTTGCTGGATGGCGCCATGAGCATAGGGCGAGTATTTGACATCGATTATCAGCATGATGCGGCCATCATCGAAAGCGTTGTTGACCGGGCTTTCAAGAAAAGCTTTTTCGTAAGAAGAAAGCTTTTGGGAAAGCCGGAACAAAAAAGCAATGGTATGGGAGAACGAACTCTCTCCGAAATGCGCAGTACCGGATTTTTGATGCGATCCGTTCTTGTCCGGGGATGGAGGGGACTGGAATTCAAGGCATTTGGAAAAAATGGCGTTCCTTTAAAGATTCTACGGCTGGAGACTTTGGGAAATGACGTTCTGATAGGGATTTTCGATGGTGGAATCGAAAGGCTTGAGGTAGCCCAACCGGCTGAAGGCTTGTATTTTGGCTTTGCCCGCAAAATGGGAGGAGGTTTCGAAAAGTGCTTGCGGGATTTGAAAACGGGGGCTCTTTTGGAAAAAACATATGCAGACGTATCCATGAGAAATGTGCAACGGCGTGTAGTCAATCTCAAGGAAACCGCGTCGAATATAGGAAAAAAATTGTCGATTGCAGAAATGACCTCGGCTCATATCGCTCTGGAAATGATACAAAATCCTTTTACAGGGGCGATTTGTTTAAGCAAAAATAGCGAAGATCGTATTTGTGTGGAGGATGATTAGTGTCCGGTTAAGAGAAGTTTTTGTATTCGGATTTGTTTGATTGTCACCATTGTGAATATATTAGGATTTCTAATCGCGTAAAAAAGGGAGTTTTCATCTGAATTTGAATAGTTAACATATAAATGTAGATGGTGATGAGTTGAGAGTTTTTCATCCATCGACTCATGGTCCAGATGCGGTGGTTTGTGTTTTCAGTCGGGATTATGGGGCCTTTTGCCGTGTTTCCGAAAGCGAACCAGTATTGCCGCCAAGTGATGGCGGGGTTCCTCAGTTTTTGTTTTCATGTGGAGGATCATGAGTTCCTTGCCTTCCATGTGAATGTTCTTCAATTCCATACAGGCTATTTCCCGCGAACGGACACCGCAGAAGGAGCCAAGAACCAGCCTGGGAATGTAGTCAGGATGGCTGGCATAGGCATGAGGGAGAAGGTTTTTCAATTTGTGTGATTCATAGACATCGTTTCAATTTCATCACCCTCAAGTCAATCTTATCATCTGCAACTCGAAGGATTTCTTTGGATGCATCGTAAGCATAAAAAAACTTCGTCGCTGTAGGGTGTTTTTTCATACAGCTCACATACTCTCTGCATAGAAGTTTTTCCTCCTAACGATCCATGTGGCCTGCGGTAATTATAAGTTGTCTGCCAGCATTCCAACTCTTCCGCCAATTGTTCGAATGGCAAGTCATTCAATGCATAAAATTCGATCCTGTCTGTTTTCTGTGATCTTTTGACCTTCCCGTTCAAATGAGGACGCCTTGGCTTGTTAGGTCTGAATTTGATTGCAGCTCCATGAGTTTTTTCTGGACGCTTTCTGCAAAGAATTCTAACCCTCTGTCTGAATGCGTTGAATGGGAAAGGGCATTTCTTCCAGAAGATCCTCTAAAAAGAGAAGCGTATTGGCCGCTGTGCGTCTTTTATAGAGTTTCATGACCCTTATCTTGAGCAGTCGTCTATCGCTGTATATTGATACATGCTCGGGCCAATTTTGCAGGTATCCATTTGGATTCTTTCCCCAGGAAGCGAGGCTTCATAACGACGCTAATGACTTTTCTTCCCCTGCTTCAAAAGCGGCTTTGCCTCGGAGAATGTGAGTATTTTGTGGATTGTGCCAAGAGAGAGCCTGATGTCATGATTCAAAAGAAGTTCACATTGCAGCCGCCGGGCTCCAATATTTCGAGTCCTTCGAAGATCCATGACGAGATTTGTAAGTTCTTCGTTGATTTTACGTTTGGGGCTATGGTGCGGCCGCCGAGTTTTCTCTGTAAGGCCTTCTTCTCCCTTTTCAAGATAACGTTTCGACCATTTTCTCAAGGTTGGACGACTTATTCCACAGCGCAGGCAAGTCAAGCATGCATCGCCTGTTTTCTCATAGTACTCAATCCATTTTTTCCTCCCATTTGAATCCATTTTCATTGCTCCTTTCTACTTCAGAGTTGAAACGATGTCTATGAATCACACAAAGGCATTCGTTATCAAGCACAGATGAAGGACTATGAGCAGATGAATCCCATGCTGTTCGACGAGGTGGAAGAGTTTGAGGCGATGGTTGAACGGCTCCGACATTTCATGGAGCTCATTTTCGGTGATTTAGAGACGACAGGCTGTATAAGAGATAATGTGGTGTACAAGAAACAGGATGTTTTCAGATAATTGCGGGAGGGATTCATGTTATGAGATATAGCCATGTTTGGCTTATTCATGATAAAAGGGCAGGAATCAAGTACCTCAAGGCAACGTTATATGTTGTCTTGTTCCTTTCTCACAATTACGACCATGAGGGATATACACCATCAATCTGAAGAAAATCCTTTGAATCTCCTGGTAGCCAGAGGTGATGGGAAAGCTCCCGTGAGTATTGAGCTGTTGAAGGACTGGTCTGATTGGCTGACGAAGGAATTGTCCAAGATGGCGATCCGACAAGAATATTCAACTCCCCCTGTGAACCCGGAATGGTGTGATTTGAAAACAGCTGCTTCTTATTTCGGGATGAAACGGGATCGTATGAGAACGTATGTTTGTGAAGGGGTAAGGTTGGGAAAAATTCGGAAAATGCAACCGAAGGATTATCTGGGGCGTCAGGGATTTACCAGATATAATATGGGCGACTTGGAAAAATATCTC
This DNA window, taken from Akkermansia muciniphila, encodes the following:
- a CDS encoding DUF6603 domain-containing protein is translated as MEIPQQNLSISVQIAGDIRIGDLPFRLLFQASRQESIISAAWNAEEGGGISPALLSQHFSNTPLSVDIPEAVSHFDLSLTKIAFDYHFKAKRFTFLIATKNYGALTISSHSSGLSREFCFKLEINSVFQLNKLPVIGEGLKAEDYIRLGYFSVTVAREKKAALGADLEVGLFGQKIPFELLPSPDNRSMSLASDVRQESISSVKWLDVNKDAGPLHLARLGFAMGDGCVTVQVDGGLRLSVLLLEFLGLYLSIPLKKSKPVDFGIQGLAVTVSRPPLLLSGGLYVAKEKKMSLYTGEISVRVGNFQLTALGSYGVFDDGDPSLFIFLLLNYPLGGPSIFYITGLAGGFGYNRTIILPAEVKDVKKFPFVAAAMQQGPLKKEMSPGEILKAMNASIKPQRGQYFASVGVRFTSFGLVDAFLLANVMFGDHLEISLLGLASVSLPPRSSTKVAYAELALKVVIAPDCGVVSILGVLTSESFVLDKGCKLRGGFAFVTWFGKNEHSGDFILTLGGYREGFLIPHYPKVDRIGVDWKISKNLSLTASFYFALTPSCLMMGGCLALTFEMGRLKAWFRARVDFFMQWKPFAYSLSLYVSIGASFRWDFFPFYRTFTLELSANLDLWGPPFGGKAHVKWWVISFTISFGEGKALEIPIKWPEFAESFLPQAKTGNANEAQYIGIRVADGIVRENRNSGEKIVSAKYLSIEIISRLPCSSLRLEDEVRGEYGGLGVVPMGISHYTSELTVKVRSAAGAVVRMQGKAILSNLPRALWAQRKPEINDTDTLQKNVPTGIVLCCPDVEPEGILPEYPAGSYDVAELCKNEMLPPLIFSWTHPSPIRPKIYPDENRLRQISDSIVKTGGLRYNCLSMLAKEFGVYREEDLKLDRWGENLDEILFSTPEIQAIGTE